A single genomic interval of Haloterrigena salifodinae harbors:
- a CDS encoding putative RNA uridine N3 methyltransferase, with protein MTVSVLVPSSLTREAEDKREATRKLGYVARAATIFRADRLIVYPDRDGETGRFDGGFVSTVLRYAATPPYLRNEAWGMRDELEYAGVLPPLRAMSQTGSESTGSGSSRQGIVTEVGPEGRVRVNCGLQHPISLNVPPKMAVEEGERVTVRISSRRPVRAKLVDEPLPGLSVERTDLQTALGREDAGVRIASSRYGEELTIGRLETLAGRIEGDGMTVAFGAPERGLPAILGIEASAIEASSGQGDAIEPSSDRDDAADDGVEPTADPGFDLWLNTVPDQGSEVVRTEEALFATLAPLSLRE; from the coding sequence ATGACCGTCAGCGTACTCGTTCCGTCGTCACTCACCCGGGAAGCCGAGGACAAACGCGAGGCAACTCGCAAACTCGGATACGTCGCCCGCGCGGCGACGATCTTCCGGGCCGATCGCCTGATCGTCTACCCAGACCGGGACGGCGAAACCGGGCGATTCGACGGCGGGTTCGTAAGCACCGTCTTGCGGTACGCCGCAACGCCCCCCTACCTTCGCAACGAGGCCTGGGGGATGCGGGACGAACTGGAGTACGCGGGCGTCTTGCCGCCGCTCCGCGCCATGTCACAGACCGGCTCCGAATCTACCGGTTCGGGGTCGTCAAGACAAGGGATCGTGACCGAGGTCGGACCTGAAGGGCGCGTCCGGGTCAATTGCGGACTGCAACACCCGATCTCCCTCAACGTACCGCCGAAAATGGCGGTCGAGGAGGGGGAGCGCGTGACCGTCAGGATCTCTTCGCGACGACCGGTCCGGGCGAAACTCGTCGACGAGCCCCTCCCAGGGCTGTCGGTCGAGCGGACGGACCTGCAGACAGCACTCGGCCGTGAGGACGCCGGCGTCCGCATCGCGTCGTCCCGGTACGGTGAAGAACTCACCATCGGGCGACTCGAGACGCTGGCCGGACGTATCGAGGGCGACGGGATGACCGTCGCCTTCGGCGCGCCCGAGAGAGGGCTGCCTGCTATCCTCGGAATCGAGGCATCGGCCATCGAAGCGTCGTCGGGACAAGGCGACGCGATCGAACCGTCGTCCGACCGGGACGACGCAGCCGATGACGGAGTCGAACCCACAGCCGATCCGGGGTTCGACCTCTGGCTAAACACGGTTCCGGACCAAGGGAGCGAGGTCGTGCGAACGGAGGAGGCTCTGTTCGCTACCCTCGCGCCCCTCTCACTGAGAGAGTGA
- a CDS encoding 50S ribosomal protein L3, which produces MPQANSPRKGSLGFGPRKRATSEVPRFNSWPDDEGQPTLQGFAGYKAGMTHVVMVDDKANSPTEGMEQTVPVTIVETPPMRAVALRAYEETPYGMKPVTEVWTDEFVPELDRVLDIPGDDYDTDAAEDELRGLLEEGRVDDVRVITHTVPSEIPSVPKKKPDVMETRVGGGSVEDRIDFALETVADGGEHVMNDVFRAGEYVDASGVTKGKGTQGPVKRWGVQKRKGKHARQGWRRRIGNLGPWNPSRVRSTVPQQGQTGYHQRTELNKRLVDIGDGADATVDGGFVNYGEVDGPHALIKGSLPGPQQRLVRFRPAIRPGDQPRLDPEVRYVSTASNQG; this is translated from the coding sequence ATGCCACAAGCAAATTCACCACGCAAAGGCTCACTCGGGTTCGGCCCACGAAAGCGTGCGACCAGCGAGGTCCCGCGCTTCAACTCGTGGCCGGACGACGAAGGACAGCCGACGCTCCAGGGTTTCGCGGGCTATAAGGCCGGCATGACCCACGTCGTCATGGTCGACGATAAAGCGAATTCGCCGACCGAGGGGATGGAACAGACCGTCCCCGTGACGATCGTGGAGACGCCGCCCATGCGCGCCGTTGCTCTGCGAGCGTACGAAGAAACGCCGTACGGCATGAAGCCGGTCACCGAGGTCTGGACCGACGAGTTCGTCCCCGAACTCGATCGCGTCCTCGACATCCCCGGTGATGACTACGACACTGACGCCGCCGAAGACGAACTTCGCGGCCTCCTCGAGGAGGGACGCGTCGACGACGTTCGCGTCATCACGCACACGGTTCCGTCCGAGATTCCCTCGGTCCCCAAGAAGAAACCGGACGTGATGGAGACGCGCGTCGGCGGCGGTTCCGTCGAGGACCGCATCGACTTCGCGCTCGAGACCGTCGCAGACGGTGGCGAGCACGTCATGAACGACGTCTTCCGCGCCGGCGAGTACGTCGACGCGAGCGGCGTCACGAAAGGGAAAGGGACGCAGGGTCCCGTCAAGCGATGGGGCGTCCAGAAACGAAAGGGCAAGCACGCCCGGCAGGGATGGCGCCGCCGCATCGGGAACCTCGGTCCCTGGAACCCGTCCCGCGTTCGGTCGACGGTCCCCCAGCAGGGGCAGACCGGCTACCACCAGCGGACGGAACTGAACAAGCGCCTCGTCGACATCGGCGACGGTGCCGACGCGACGGTCGACGGCGGCTTCGTCAACTACGGCGAAGTCGACGGACCGCACGCGCTGATCAAGGGCTCGCTCCCCGGACCACAACAGCGCCTCGTGCGCTTCCGTCCGGCGATCCGACCCGGAGACCAGCCGCGCCTCGATCCCGAGGTCCGGTACGTCTCCACCGCATCTAACCAGGGATAA
- the rpl4p gene encoding 50S ribosomal protein L4, with protein MEATVRDLDGAEADSVELPAVFETNYRPDLIARAVRVAQANRKQDYGADEFAGLRTPAESFGSGRGMAHVPRQEGRGRRVPQTVKGRKAHPPKAEKDQSESINTKAKKLAVRSAIAATTDAEIVAERGHEFDGDLELPVVVDDEFEDLQKTREVVDFLEATGLADDIERADEGRSVRSGQGKARGRKYKTPTSVLFVTSSETGPSRAARNLAGADVTTAAEVNAEDLAPGAQPGRLTVWTESALEEVADR; from the coding sequence ATGGAAGCAACAGTACGCGACCTGGACGGCGCCGAAGCGGACTCGGTCGAGCTCCCGGCGGTCTTCGAGACAAACTACCGCCCGGACCTGATCGCCCGCGCCGTTCGCGTCGCCCAGGCAAACCGGAAACAGGACTACGGCGCCGACGAGTTCGCCGGCCTTCGAACGCCGGCCGAATCGTTCGGTAGCGGCCGCGGGATGGCCCACGTCCCCCGGCAGGAAGGACGCGGTCGCCGCGTTCCCCAGACCGTCAAGGGACGCAAGGCCCACCCGCCGAAAGCCGAGAAGGACCAGTCCGAATCGATCAACACGAAAGCAAAGAAGCTGGCCGTCCGAAGCGCCATCGCCGCGACGACCGACGCTGAGATCGTCGCCGAGCGCGGCCACGAGTTCGACGGTGACCTCGAGCTGCCCGTCGTCGTCGACGACGAGTTCGAGGACCTCCAGAAGACCCGTGAGGTCGTCGACTTCCTCGAGGCAACGGGCCTCGCGGACGACATCGAACGCGCAGACGAGGGTCGCAGCGTCCGTTCTGGCCAGGGGAAAGCCCGCGGCCGGAAGTACAAGACGCCGACGTCGGTCCTCTTCGTCACCTCCAGCGAGACCGGCCCGTCCCGCGCGGCCCGGAACCTCGCCGGTGCCGACGTGACGACGGCCGCGGAGGTCAACGCGGAGGATCTCGCACCCGGCGCACAGCCGGGTCGACTGACCGTCTGGACCGAGAGCGCACTCGAGGAGGTGGCCGACCGATGA
- a CDS encoding 50S ribosomal protein L23, with product MSSIIEHPLVTEKAMNDMDFENKLQFVVNPDASKPEIRDEIEERFEISVQDINTQVTMKGKKKAVVRLDEEDDAQEVASRIGVF from the coding sequence ATGAGTTCGATCATCGAACACCCTCTCGTGACCGAGAAGGCGATGAACGACATGGACTTCGAGAACAAGCTCCAGTTCGTCGTCAACCCGGACGCGTCCAAGCCGGAGATCCGCGACGAGATCGAAGAGCGCTTCGAGATCTCGGTACAGGACATCAACACGCAGGTAACGATGAAGGGTAAAAAGAAAGCGGTCGTCCGCCTCGATGAGGAGGACGACGCACAGGAAGTCGCTTCACGAATCGGGGTGTTCTGA